In the Lepidochelys kempii isolate rLepKem1 chromosome 4, rLepKem1.hap2, whole genome shotgun sequence genome, TACATAGTGAACGAGACACTAGTGCTGTATATAAGTAATTTGTACAGACTCTTTGTGTGGCATACACTGAAGTACAATGGAGCAGAGCTCAGGTTCCATGTGAAATATTGAACTTGGGAATTTCCTGACTTAAAAGTCCTTAACTGCAACCTTAGTGTTTCTTCAACATATTGTTCCATGTGGAATTATATATTATGTAAAGATATAGAGGGATGTgtaggggaagattttcaaaggcacaagttggagttaggtgcccaagtccCATGGATTTTCAACCAGAGTTCAGTACCTAACagtcctttgtgcctttgaaaatctcccctataATTACATCATGTGTattcaatgaaaaaaatctaatatttttagtggcggcgaaccagctgagcagcgggggacagcagagcagcacacagcaggagtttgcctgggattggtgagtatccAAGTGCGTGTTTGCTaagtaagtatccgagtgtgtgtatgctgggagggcagtgtgagagcctgagcgagtgcctgattggctggtagcctgcagggggcgggcactggggctgtctgtttgtttgtttcagggaagcctggctgtttaaaaatagccagagcttcccgaaccagctgagcggcggccaaccagctgagcagcgggagacagcagagcagcacacagcaggagtttgcctgggattggtgagtatccCAGTGCATGTTTACtgagtaagtatccgagtgtgtgtttgctgggagggtagtgtgagagcctgagcgagtgcctgattggctcgtagcctgcagggggcggacactggggctgtctgtttgtttcagggaagcctggctgtttaaaaatagccagagcttcccgaaccagctgagcggcagcgaaccagctgagcagcgggggacagcagagcagcacacagcaggagtttgcctgggagttcgcctggagtgaaggggatatggaaggggggggttcagctgttgtgacctgcactggatgtgccatgtttgtctttcttccacaggacagaagtgactttgtgtgtacaaagtgcaagctggtctccatattggaagagaagattgaaggtctggagcaacagataacgaccctgcgttgcatacgagaaacggaggattttctggacaaaagtcaggatatgcttctacgggcacaaagctctaaagatttagagcaggttgcacagcggagccaagaggccagtgaagaagcttggcaacatgtgacctccagaagaagaagggggaatgtccgggttccagcaacgcggacacaggtaactaaccgctttcatgttctctccacaggtaccattgcggagagtggaccagatgatatgtctggggggagaaagcagaaggagactccgctggttggaaggcatgagatgcactgtcctgagatggggggttccacgaccaccactcccaagagaaggaggcgggtggtggtggtcggggactctctactccaggggactgagtcatctatctgccgccctgaccgggaaaaccgagaagtctgctgcttaccaggggctaagattcgcgatgtgactgagagactgccgagactcatcaagccctcggatcgctaccccttcctgcttctccacgtgggcaccaatgatactgccaagaatgaccttgagcggatcactgcagactacatggctctgggaagaaggataaaggagtttgaggcgcaagtggtgttctcgtccatcctccccgtggaaggaaaatgcctgggtagggaccgtcgaatcgtggaagtcaacgaatggctacgcaggtggtgtcggagagaaggctttggattctttgaccatgggatgtgttccatgaaggaggagtgctaggcagagacgggctccaccttacgaagagagggaagagcatctttgcaagcaggctggctaacctagtgaggagggctttaaactaggttcaccgggggaaggagaccaaagccctgaggtaagtgggaaagcgggataccgggaagaagcacaggcaggaatgtctgtgaggggagggctcctgcctcatactgagaatgaggggcgatcagcaggttatctcaagtgcttatatacgaatgcacgaagccttggaaacaagcagggagcactggaggtcctggtgacgtcaaggaattatgacgtgattggaataacagagacttggtgggataactcacatgactggagtactgtcatggatggttataaactgttcaggaaggacaggcagggcagaaaaggtgggggagtagcactgtatgtaagggagcagtatgactgctcagagctccggtacgaaactgcagaaaaacctgagtgtctctggattaagtttagaagtgtgagcaacaagagtgatgtagtggtgggagtctgctatagaccaccggaccagggggatgaggtggatgaggctttcttccggcagctcgtggaagctactagatcgcatgccctggttctcatgggtgactttaattttcctgatatctgctgggagagcaatacagcggtgcatagacaatccaggaagtttttggaaagcgtaggggacaatttcctggtgcaagtgctagaggagccaactaggggggtagcttttcttgacctgctgctcacaaaccgggaagaattagtaggggaagcaaaagtggatgggaatctgggaggcagtgaccatgagttggttgagttcaggatcctgacacagggaagaaaggtaagcagcaggatacggaccctggacttcaggaaagcagacttcaactccctccctcgaacggatgggtaggatcccctgggggactaacatgaaggggaaaggagtccaggacagctggctgtatttcaaggaatccctgttgaggttacagggacaaaccatcccgatgtgtcgaaagaatagtaaatatggcagacgaccagcttggcttaacggtgaaatcctagcagatcttaaacataaaaaaaaagcttacaagaagtggaaggttggacatatgaccagggaagagtataaaaatattgctcgggcatgtaggaatgaaatcaggagggccaaatcgaacctggagctgcagctagcgagagatgttaagagtaacaagaagggtttcttcaggtatgttggcaacaagaagaaagccaaggaaagtgtgggccccttactgaatgagggaggcaacctagtgacagaggatgtggaaaaagctaatgtactcaatgctttttttgcctctgtcttcactaacaaggtcagctcccagactgctgcgctgggcatcacaacatggggaatagatggccagccttctgtggagaaagaggtggttagggactatttagaaaagctggatgtgcacaagtccatggggccggacgagttgcatccgagagtgctaaaggaactggcggctgtgattgcagagccattggccattatctttgaaaactcgtggtgaacgggggaagtcctggatgactggaaaaaggctaatgtagtgccaatctttaaaaaagggaagaaggaggatcctgggaactacaggccagtcagcctcacttcagtccccggaaaaatcatggagcaagtcctcaaagaatcaatcctgaagcacttacatgagaggaaagtgatcaggaacagtcagcatggattcaccaagggaagatcatgcctgactaatctaatcgccttctatgatgagattactggttctgtggatgaagggaaagcagtggatgtattgtatcttgactttagcaaagcttttgacacggtctcccacagtattcttgtcagcaagttaaagaagtacgggctggatgaatgcactataaggtgggtagaaagttggctagactgtcgggctcaacgggtagtgatcaatggctccatgtctagttggcagccagtgtcaagtggagtgccccaggggtcggtcctggggccggttttgttcaatatcttcataaatgatctggaggatggtgtggattgcactctcagcaaatttgcggatgatactaaactgtaTCAtcaggagtggtagatacgctggagggcaggggtaggatacagagggacctagacgaactggaggattgggccaaaagaaatctgatgaggttcaataaggataagtgcagggtcctgcacttaggacggaagaacccaatgcacagctacagactagggaccgaatggctaggcagcagttctgcggaaaaggacctaggggtgacagtggacgagaagctggatatgagtcagcagtgtgcccttgttgccaagaaggcgaatggcattttgggatgtataagtaggggcatagcgagcagattgagggacgtgatcgtccccctctattcgacattggtgaggcctcatctggagtactgtgtccagttttgggccccacactacaagcaggatgtggataaattggaaagagtccagcgaagggcaacaaaaatgattaggggtctggaacacatgacttatgaggagaggctgagggaactgggattgtttagtctgcaaaagagaagaatgaggggggatttgatagctgctttcaactacctgagaggtggttccagagaggatggttctagactattctcagtggtggaagaggacaggacaaggagtaatggtctcaagttgcagtgggggaggtttaggttgaaaactaggaaaaactttttcactaggagggtggtgaaacactggaatgcattgcctagggaggtggcggaatctccttccttagaagtttttaaggtcaggcttgacaaagcactggctgggatgatttagttgggcattAGTCCTgcttttgggcagggggttggactagatgacctcctgagtcccttccaaccctgatattctatgattctaatattcATGTAACTCTGATGAGAAATCAATCATTAAAAAGTTAATGAGTTACAGAAGCCAATGTTGAATATACAACTTTAACTCTTCCCATTTGTGTGTTTGCTgtaaacatgtttttattttatattaattgcCAAAAATAGATGATAATATGCAAATTGGACTTGTTTATTCCACCTTATATtcaatatacatatattttaggCGCCAGGGAGTACTAGTGCAGAAGTTTTCAGTCTGTGATGTGGCCCACAGGTGATCCACAGATGCTGTTGGTGTGTGGAGAGATGGCCAGTCATGTCTGGCACCAATTCTTCCTCCTTATTCCCAGATGCTAAATTACCGTAAAATACAGCTAAAATACTTTGTTTCCGAATATTATTTTCCACATAGGCAATTGCTGTAGATGTAACAGGGATATGAAGCGATTGGGAATCAAAGGGAGGTGGTCCTACAAAACAACACTGATATTATGCACTCTCcactatggaaaaaaatatttgagagTCCCTATTCTGCTGTGTAAAACAGATTGGAACTAAGTGGATATTTTAGAAGTCATGTGTCCTCTTTCCCAAGAGCAGCCAAAACATAATTTACACCTGATGAAAGTATACTTAAAAAGGTTACATTCCTGCAGAATGTTTTCCTTTGTTTGGCTGGACTGATTTTCTAATTTTTACTAGACTCAATGGAAGCAAATGTGTATTCTGCACCACAGAAAATCAGCCCATTTTTGTTTGGTTGCTTAATGTTAATCATTCAAGTGTCAAAATTTTAGCCTATCTGTTCATGattcttaacacacacacacacagagttcacaGTATAAGGATGCAGTATTGCTTCAATGCAACACAGCACAAACAACCATATATCCTAACAAACAGTTGAAAAAAAACCTCCATGATACTTTATATCTCATAAAAAGACTTGGTGTAAAACTTCAAACTTTCTGAAAACAACCACTTTCTCCCCCAAGATAGAGAGTTTCTGTCCTCGATACTTCTGAGCCGATTGACATAAAGCACAGGCTCATCAAGGCATTGCTATAGGACAGACAgtttcaaaacagaaatattaataATGCTACTCAAAGAGCCGAGTGATCTGTTTTAAAGTTAAAACAATAACAACCCCTTAAGATATAATGGGTGATGGTGTTAGAACAACCATCTATTATCTGAAGCTATGCTACACAGTTATAAATTcatacaaaagaaatagtatattggTAGGATAAAAGAAATGTCAACTGAACACAGttaaactaggtttcagagtagcagccgtgttagtctgtatccacaaaaagaacgggagtacttgtggcaccttagagactaataaatttatttcagcataagctttcgtgggctacagcccacttcatcagatgcatagaatggaacatatagtaagaagatatatatatatatatcttccattctatgcatccgatgaagtgggctgtagcccacaaaagcttatgctctaataaatttgttagtctctaaggtgccacaagtactcctgttctttttacagttaAACTAGTCTTTCATAGAACTAAAAAGGAGAGACCTAGACAGCACAATCTCTGAAAAGAGCTGTTATCAAGACCCAGGAACTCTGTGGTAACTGCCAGGCTTTTCTACAGTTGAAATACCAGTAAACTAAAACAAGCAAACAGTAAGGTTGATGATAATGTCACATAATTCTAGACAACAGAGAGGTGAGCCTTGGAACTTGTGTTACTGCAGACCAAGAGTAGGATTATAGACAAAAACAAGTTTCTGCTATTTCAAAGTGGAATGGATTCAGGGTAAAGCTGAATCATACCTACATACATTCTATAACATGTAGTTatcagaaaaatataaaaaacaaaagtagtCCTGTAAGATGATAGAGACTCCATATAGATGACATGAGATTCTACTGTGTAAAAGATGAATTCATAAATGACATAAAAGGATGTTCCACGGAACATGCAAATGCAATCTCCTCTGACTGGACTTATGGAAAGTCATGTCATAAGTATGGTGGTTCTTCTGATTCAGCTAGGATGACTTAAGCTATTTGCTTCCCTAGCTGAAAACATCTGGCTTTTCACTAGCCCAAAAACCAGGATGAAAAACTAAGAATTGGATCCTTAGCTGGCCACTGATGGCACTTCTTCTGGGAGAAACTCAAGATGTGCCCCAGATAAGCACCGtattattaaatttaattatttatctTGCAGAAGCATCTAAGAGACCCAGTCATGGACAAGGGCCCCGTTATGCTAGCTGCTATACAAACACAAGACAGATAGTCTTGGAGTTtacaaggagcttacaatctaaattaacTCCTTCCTTCTTTTAAATCCTTAAGGGAAGACCTCAGTGATCTCAGAGTAAGGCATACACTACTACTTGAAATAATGGTACCTTGACATTAATGGAATTTTGAGAGACCAGCCATTGCAAGTTTTCAAACAGAGCTGGAGAATTTATGTACATTCATTCCACTTGATAGGTAATAAAGACTTTTATACATCATTTTATTTTCAGCTGATTAATTGGTTTTTCTAAGTTAAATGCCCCTCCGAAAGTATGACCTTGAGTTTAAAAGCAATATAAATGACTTACATGTATGcaggccagatcatcagctaaTATAAATCTGCATATTCCATATGCTGATTTATAactgctgaggatctgacccataatGTGTATTTACTTCTCTTTCACTAATAAGATTCATTCTATAGGTCTACAAATAATATTTTGATTTAATATGTGGTTAATGAAGAGTCTTGAGCATAGAACATTCATTACATTAGTTCAGCATGGTACTTACTTTAACTGTCCTTAGGTGCAGTGAAACTAGAGCTTAGGGACAGTGCATCTTCAGTTGTGTCAAATTAAATTGACAACTTTTCCAGACAAAGATAGAGAAGTTTGAACTAATTAATGTATGGTTttaaaggggccagatcctcaaattaTGTGAATCAGTACAGCTCCTTTCATtgcaatggaactatgccaatttagaGAATCTAGTTGAGAATCTGGCTGAGGATTTTACCATTGTTTTAACATTTGGTTAAAGTATTGTAAGGGGTTATTGTAGACCAAGATTACAGTTACAGATCACCTGTAATTGTACCTTCTTGTGAATTTTAGAAGAAACTAGAAGTATTTTTGAATCATTAAGTGCATACTTGGGTGAAACGTggttttttggtgtgtgtgtgtgtgagagagagagactgacaaaAGCTTAGTTATTAATTATTCTTACCTAGGTGTGGTAATTTAGAACTGAAATGAAACTGTGTTATTTGTtagcagtgttattgtagctgagttgatcccaggatatgagatagacaaggtgggtgaagtaatatcttttattgggccaacgtctattggtggaaggtacaagctttctttcttcttcaggtctggagttGGAAGCAGATGCTTCGTtccccagacctaaagaagaaagaagagctctgtgtaagctcgaaagcttgtttctctcaccaacagaagttggcccaataaaagatattacctcacctaccttgtgtctctcTACTGTATTAAGTAAGTCATGGTTCAAGTTTCTAACATTGGAATAACTTTTGGTTGAGCTGTCACTGACAGTTCAATtaatttttattgaaataaaactTGATGGGCAAATATGCAAGGTCCTGCACGAACTAGCCATAATTTCCATACTGGTACCAAAATCCTCTCCCCAGAATCACACAGAATTATTTTAGGATGTTACACTGATGCCCATCATCATAATgtctgagtgccttccacataaaatcaatacCAATGGGGAAAGTCTCCGGCACTTGGCATTGCTTTAACAATTTGTGATAAGATTTTGATTACTAATATTTATGTACTTTAGTTCTTTACATTTTAACTTCTTATATTCACTTCTTATTCTTACTTTGTAAATACTCTCATACATTcagctttgttttgtatttttagtaatTTCCTGTTCATCTTTCaagtaaatatttattaataaaatatatacatttataagTATTCTTGAGTCTACTTTAGCTAAGAAACATgaaattcaatgatttcataatTAATTAATGACAACTATTTAACCAATGTGTTTTATGCTATATTAACCCTAATCTTCTCAGATTGCCTATCCTGTTTTAAATCAAATACTTTAGTGAAATGCATAAACATCAAAAATTAGTTTTGAGGGCTGCATGTCCATTTCACTTTCCTGTCATTATCTGTCCTTATGTGATAAAAGGTAAAATTTCTCAAAAAATAATTCCGCCCCCGTTTAGATTGCAAATACCAACCACCAACTAGCACACCTCTGGCCAGTGACCCATCATTAAAAGCAAGATTTCTCATCAATACAGCTAGACAGTATGAATTTTAAATGTAAACCATCAAATCAATATCTAAGAATCTGTTTTACTATCTGGTATTCTACAGTGAGTTGCTGTAACTTGTCACAAGATGCAAGTGCAAGAGGGCTGAACTAGGTCAATACATAAAGATCAATGGGGGAGAGCTTCACTGGAGAGATGCTTATATTAAATGTTGCTTCACTAGGGAGTTTGTTAATAAAGAGTGGTGCTAAAGAATCCCATGCAAGgaaatgggggaagggatagggTAATCTTAAAGGCAGAGCATCATTAAACTGCAATCTTGCAAAGATTTATAAACATGTTTAACTTTgaacactgaagttaatgggacatGAGACTACCTGGTACGtacagttaagcacatgtataaatcTTAGAGATTGGGGGCTAAGACTGGGAGAAATAATCCCGTCCCCCCCCGTTGAAATGGCATCTTGAACAAAAAATGGAAATCTGGAAAGACAATGGAAgatgtttatttaaatatattaaattgcAACAAAAAACAATACAGCAGTTTTAACTGAATAATTAAAGAAATCTTACAGTAATTATTTGCTCTGActgggtttgtgtgttttgggaggTTAATGAAATGCCTTTTTAATGATAAATCATTTATGCCTGCTTCAGtactatattttttcttactatTTGATGGCTGCAAGTACATAAATCAGatgattttctttttacttttatttaattttaatatatttgcaTAATCAAGGGGAAAGATGCATAACAAATAACTGTCTTTCTGCAGTAGCAGTTCCTAATTTTCattatctattttaaattattatcatCACAGAAGTGTTCTACATCAAAGACAATCTTACATTGatgaggcccaatcctgcagatgGCCCACAGCATATCTCTTACTGAATCCAGGGAGATTTCTGCACAAAGAAGGACCCTTTATAGGATTGGGTCCGCTATGTGTGAAATTGGAGTGATAGATCTGTAGTGACAACTGTAATTAGGAAATTTATGAAAAGTAAAATTACCAAGATGTGGGCACATTTTTATATCTAAGTTTCATAAAATGGGGGATATGATGGAATGATACATGCATTAGCAACACATTCTTAGAGCCCAAGTTCAGACCTTCAATAGGGAAAACAAACCTTTATTAACACATGTGAGTGAAGTATTATGAGAGCTCAGATTAAGTTGAACTGTTTTTTGTACAATGTCACATGACCTCACAGTTCTCACCTGGAGTAGACCTACTTTTACAGCTGCCTCTGAACACACATAATGCGAACATTCCCTCCCCACTCGCCCACACCCATCTCAGATGACAGACTTGCATGAGGACAGAAGCAGTAATCTGAAGATAATTTCTTAAATGTAAAGCTCACACAAAAGGAACACAAGTTCCCTCTTTTCCAGTCCTACAACAAGCATCATTCATTTGGAACGGTCAATATTAATTAGCAAATCCAGCAGGGACATTCTGTCAGGGTTTGTAGGTGTGTGTATCTGGTTGTTCTTTGTTTCAAATGAAGGATAATCCATATTCAGTTAGAGGTCAGAAAACTGTCACTACTAAGTAATCCCGGTGTCCTTTCAAAGGATGttagtttgattttaaaaatcagtgtgtaCCTTTTATTTTCTGGTTTCTTTGTCTGATTCTATGGTTTGGTGGCTGCTTTAGCTTTCTTGAGTTTACTATCTCTAGATTCTACCAGCAAAAGAGAAGGTATGTGATTCTTCTAATTGCCAGACTGGGAGTAACTGGCTGAAGTTCAGGAGAAGTACTGATCATCGTAAAGAGGAAAGTGCATGAAATTTACTGAAAGTGCATCAATCTTACTGAACTTTGTACTGTTGCTTatggtctagatcagaggtgggcaaactgcggtctgcaggccacatctggcccgcaggaccctcctgcccagcccttgagctccagccggggaggctagctcccagcccctcccctgctgtccccccacccccgcagcctcagcttgccgtgccgccagcactctgggcggtgagctcctgccgggcagcacagcTGTGAGAACCATCAGCCTGCCCCAGTACTCTAGACTGTGcagctggctccggctgggcagcgcggctgccagtcctggtgctctgagtggcatagtaaggggacagggagtgtgtgtggtggggctggataaggggcagagggtccccaggggcagtcagggagcagagggcGGTTGggtaggcatgggagtcccagggggcctgtcagagggcgggggtgtggatagaatcatagaatatcagggttggaagggacctcaggaggtcatctagtccaaccccctgctcaaaagcaggactaatccccaattatatcatcccagccagtgcttt is a window encoding:
- the LOC140910797 gene encoding uncharacterized protein, yielding MGSDSVGGSKHVGSVKLTTDDPAGGGHWGCLFVCFREAWLFKNSQSFPNQLSGGQPAEQRETAEQHTAGVCLGLDRSDFVCTKCKLVSILEEKIEGLEQQITTLRCIRETEDFLDKSQDMLLRAQSSKDLEQVAQRSQEASEEAWQHVTSRRRRGNVRVPATRTQVTNRFHVLSTGTIAESGPDDMSGGRKQKETPLVGRHEMHCPEMGGSTTTTPKRRRRVVVVGDSLLQGTESSICRPDRENREVCCLPGAKIRDVTERLPRLIKPSDRYPFLLLHVGTNDTAKNDLERITADYMALGRRIKEFEAQVVFSSILPVEGKCLGRDRRIVEVNEWLRRWCRREGFGFFDHGMCSMKEEC